Proteins encoded in a region of the Elizabethkingia bruuniana genome:
- a CDS encoding SusC/RagA family TonB-linked outer membrane protein, which translates to MKKVVIKLGLLQMPLLLASVMSYAQKKDSIKTSSIDEVVVTAYGVKKEKKALGYSFQDVKGQALVDAKEVNVTNALVGKVAGLQIIKGNNGPASSSKINLRGFNSLRGDNQPLIVVDGVPMSNAAGNKSRSNSQDKNNDMWIPDMDMGNGLSDINPEDIESISVLKGGAASALYGSRAGNGVILITTKTGKKKGGVGITYSTSMGFESMFIKPDLQSSFGRGTDGGDYPAGSQDTSSWGAPIKGEVYDNLNNFFKVGSNVQHSLTFQENLGPGTNLYTSATYLNSNSQIPNSKYERWNFMAKVSSVFGENKRWTSDFKFQYISARANNRPISGMADGGNLYPDVLLMPRNIDIRSYRDGQMENGVNSRWITSNGVNPYWSAYNRLNEDKKDRFIMSGYLKYQFNDWLSADVRVGTDFYSLNAESKTWAGSKMNNSYNVSQEKFYENNYIASLTAKKDNIVGKWGASLSVYGQMMETKTDAIYLSAPKLAMPNYFDINNAEGNPSINPVKLNKKINSVFAAAEINYDGYWFINATARNDWSSTLTVENRSYFYPSISTSLVVTDMINKLGGGKSKILSFAKVRASYAVTGNSLEAYELYNTYVVGRDPYGNVITSRKKTLYDPNLKNELLKTFEVGADIKLFNRVSIDFSYYNTRSENQLINLPMNPLSGYDSRKINAGEIQNKGFEIMVNSDIINNGSFAWNLNANYSQNKNTVNALYEDLTMYKLGGFDNVLINAQVGARYGAIFGSKFKRVNDPNSQYNGKMILDGNGLPLAEEGMFYLGDQTPRALVGLTNSFSYKNFGLSFQIDGRFGGKFFSGTQAALQRSGLAEITAPGGKRDNFVVDGVVADGSGYKTNTTETTQQRYWNAVGSLSSPNFGVTEQNIYDATNVRLRNVQVSYNFPKSMFENSVIKSAKVSVSANNVWMIYSKAKGVDPESVFALSSNAVGFENFALPTSRSYFFNLTLGF; encoded by the coding sequence ATGAAAAAAGTTGTAATTAAACTTGGGCTATTACAAATGCCTTTGCTTCTAGCATCGGTAATGAGTTACGCACAAAAAAAAGATTCTATTAAAACTTCCAGTATTGATGAAGTTGTGGTTACAGCCTATGGTGTGAAAAAGGAAAAGAAAGCCTTAGGCTATTCATTCCAGGATGTTAAAGGCCAGGCTTTAGTGGATGCAAAGGAAGTTAACGTTACAAATGCTTTGGTAGGTAAAGTAGCAGGTCTTCAGATTATTAAAGGTAATAACGGGCCAGCTTCTTCTTCTAAAATTAACCTTAGAGGATTTAACTCCTTAAGAGGAGATAACCAGCCACTGATTGTTGTTGATGGGGTTCCGATGAGTAATGCTGCAGGGAATAAAAGTAGAAGTAATTCTCAGGATAAGAACAATGATATGTGGATTCCCGATATGGATATGGGGAATGGTTTAAGTGATATTAACCCGGAAGACATTGAGAGTATCTCTGTCTTAAAAGGCGGTGCTGCATCTGCATTATATGGCTCAAGAGCTGGTAACGGTGTGATCTTAATTACAACGAAAACAGGTAAGAAAAAAGGAGGAGTAGGAATTACTTATTCTACAAGTATGGGCTTTGAAAGTATGTTTATTAAGCCTGACTTGCAAAGCTCTTTCGGAAGAGGAACGGATGGTGGTGATTACCCTGCAGGAAGTCAGGATACCAGCAGCTGGGGAGCCCCTATAAAAGGCGAGGTATATGATAACCTTAATAACTTTTTTAAAGTTGGAAGTAATGTTCAACATAGTTTGACTTTCCAGGAAAATTTAGGGCCGGGAACAAATTTATATACTTCTGCGACATACCTTAATAGTAATAGCCAGATTCCAAATTCTAAATATGAAAGATGGAATTTCATGGCTAAAGTAAGTTCAGTCTTCGGTGAAAATAAAAGATGGACTTCGGATTTTAAGTTCCAATACATTAGTGCAAGAGCTAATAACAGACCTATAAGTGGTATGGCTGATGGTGGTAACCTATATCCTGATGTGCTTTTAATGCCAAGAAATATTGATATCAGAAGCTACAGAGATGGCCAAATGGAGAATGGTGTAAATTCCAGATGGATTACATCTAATGGTGTTAACCCTTATTGGTCAGCATACAACAGACTGAATGAAGATAAAAAAGACCGTTTCATAATGAGTGGTTATTTAAAATATCAGTTTAATGATTGGTTAAGTGCTGACGTAAGAGTAGGGACTGACTTCTATTCTCTAAACGCTGAATCAAAGACATGGGCAGGATCTAAGATGAATAACTCCTATAACGTAAGTCAGGAGAAATTCTATGAGAATAACTATATAGCAAGTTTAACTGCTAAGAAAGATAATATTGTTGGGAAATGGGGTGCCAGTTTATCCGTTTACGGACAAATGATGGAAACCAAAACAGATGCTATCTATCTTTCTGCTCCTAAATTAGCAATGCCAAACTACTTTGATATTAATAATGCTGAGGGGAATCCATCAATTAATCCTGTCAAATTAAATAAAAAAATTAACTCTGTATTTGCTGCAGCTGAAATTAACTACGATGGTTACTGGTTTATCAATGCAACAGCTAGAAATGACTGGTCATCGACACTTACTGTTGAAAACAGATCTTACTTTTATCCATCTATCAGTACATCATTAGTAGTAACAGATATGATTAATAAGTTGGGTGGAGGCAAATCAAAGATCCTTTCATTCGCAAAAGTAAGAGCTTCATATGCTGTTACAGGTAATTCTTTGGAAGCTTATGAACTATATAATACCTATGTTGTAGGTAGAGATCCATATGGTAATGTTATTACAAGTAGAAAGAAAACATTATATGATCCTAATCTGAAAAATGAATTATTAAAAACATTTGAAGTAGGTGCAGATATTAAGCTTTTTAATAGAGTTTCAATTGACTTTAGTTACTATAATACAAGATCAGAAAATCAGCTGATTAATTTACCTATGAATCCTTTATCAGGATACGACTCCAGAAAAATTAATGCAGGAGAGATTCAAAATAAAGGTTTTGAGATTATGGTAAATTCTGACATTATTAACAATGGAAGTTTCGCCTGGAATCTAAATGCTAATTATTCACAAAACAAGAATACTGTTAATGCATTGTATGAGGATCTGACGATGTATAAGCTGGGAGGATTTGACAATGTATTGATTAATGCTCAGGTTGGTGCAAGATATGGTGCTATCTTTGGATCTAAGTTTAAGAGAGTAAATGATCCTAATAGTCAATATAATGGTAAAATGATTTTAGATGGAAACGGACTACCATTGGCAGAAGAAGGAATGTTTTATTTAGGAGATCAAACGCCAAGAGCTTTGGTTGGACTAACCAACAGTTTCTCATATAAAAACTTTGGATTGTCATTCCAGATAGATGGTAGATTTGGTGGGAAATTCTTCTCTGGAACTCAGGCTGCATTACAAAGATCTGGATTAGCTGAAATTACAGCTCCGGGAGGCAAAAGAGATAATTTTGTTGTAGATGGTGTTGTAGCAGATGGTAGTGGTTATAAAACAAATACTACAGAAACTACGCAACAGAGATATTGGAATGCTGTAGGTTCTCTTAGTTCTCCTAATTTTGGTGTTACAGAACAGAATATTTATGATGCGACCAATGTACGTCTGAGAAATGTACAGGTTTCGTATAATTTTCCAAAATCTATGTTTGAAAATTCTGTAATTAAGAGCGCAAAAGTTTCCGTTTCTGCAAACAATGTATGGATGATTTATAGCAAAGCAAAAGGGGTAGATCCAGAATCTGTTTTTGCATTAAGCTCTAATGCAGTTGGTTTTGAAAACTTTGCATTGCCTACAAGTAGATCTTACTTCTTTAACCTAACACTAGGCTTCTAA
- a CDS encoding SusD/RagB family nutrient-binding outer membrane lipoprotein — protein MKKYILPSIIASALFLTNCSDFDKINVDPYSPDANQVQPEFFLHNSILGAQQDPNIAERAFVLIWKTAARQHFTTGIAGGTDNDDWSSEYWRYVSEWLNNANTAIQVGNEKAAKGIAAPYNDNLIQVARIWRAYLMSEMSDIYGAVPIEAFQSKNPEFNSQKDAYYFMLAELKDAAAKIDANKPKPDEKFDLAYKYDWNKWIRYANSMRMRLAMRMSEVDPAKAKSEFEAAVATNMYISSSDQNFKVAENNGWNPLAGVMSREWNSQLLSATLNNMYVGLGGIKSADQLGADKQNAIKDEDYIGVKYDQQFSSKTNDPSAGYWMDGLPNKIDPRAYKTFFIPGDFNSPNYSLYPTYTNDAKTNFGELTFADGTKKTISTVNTWNAFAIGDWGVKGQRNGLRGLVGRSPGLGSQYRKSANSRIFFASWESYFLIAEAALKGWATPMSDEAAYNKGIQDSFTYNEVSGFYGQYIASTEYNRDGTSVSYSHTTEPGATHTMKYMDPNTNTLVSVNVNYPVNTIYKNGAFKNDKLTKIITQKYLANMPWLPLESWNDQRRLGLPFFENPAIENPLPNLPALNSGNYMTNQVNFFPQRLKYPSAFRNSDPKGYTHATSLLGGTDNVFTPMWWAKKQ, from the coding sequence ATGAAAAAATATATATTACCCTCAATCATTGCATCAGCATTGTTTTTAACAAACTGTAGTGATTTTGATAAAATTAATGTAGATCCTTATTCTCCGGATGCAAATCAGGTACAGCCTGAATTCTTTCTTCATAATTCAATTTTGGGAGCACAACAAGACCCGAATATTGCCGAAAGAGCTTTTGTACTTATATGGAAAACAGCAGCAAGACAACACTTTACTACAGGTATTGCCGGAGGTACAGATAATGATGATTGGTCATCTGAATACTGGAGATATGTTTCAGAATGGTTGAATAATGCTAATACTGCGATCCAGGTTGGAAATGAAAAAGCAGCAAAGGGTATTGCGGCACCATATAATGACAATTTGATTCAGGTAGCAAGAATATGGAGAGCTTATTTGATGAGTGAAATGTCTGATATTTATGGAGCAGTACCTATTGAAGCATTCCAGTCAAAAAATCCTGAGTTTAATTCGCAAAAGGATGCCTATTATTTTATGTTGGCTGAATTAAAAGATGCTGCTGCAAAAATTGATGCAAATAAGCCTAAACCGGACGAGAAATTTGATTTGGCATATAAATATGACTGGAATAAATGGATCAGATATGCAAATTCCATGAGAATGAGATTGGCAATGCGTATGTCTGAAGTAGATCCGGCAAAGGCAAAATCAGAATTTGAAGCGGCTGTTGCTACCAATATGTATATTAGTAGTAGTGATCAGAATTTTAAAGTCGCTGAAAATAACGGTTGGAATCCTTTAGCTGGTGTAATGTCCAGAGAATGGAATTCTCAGTTATTGTCTGCTACACTTAATAATATGTATGTTGGATTAGGAGGTATAAAATCTGCGGACCAGTTGGGGGCGGATAAACAAAACGCTATTAAAGATGAAGATTATATTGGTGTAAAATATGATCAGCAGTTCTCATCTAAAACCAACGACCCTTCAGCTGGTTATTGGATGGATGGTTTACCAAATAAAATAGATCCAAGAGCTTATAAAACATTCTTTATTCCGGGAGATTTTAATAGTCCTAACTATTCTTTATATCCTACTTATACCAATGACGCAAAAACTAATTTTGGAGAATTAACATTTGCTGATGGAACCAAGAAAACAATTAGTACAGTAAATACTTGGAATGCATTTGCAATTGGAGACTGGGGAGTAAAAGGACAAAGAAATGGTCTTAGAGGTTTAGTAGGAAGATCTCCTGGTCTAGGTAGTCAGTATAGAAAAAGCGCTAATTCAAGAATTTTCTTTGCAAGTTGGGAGTCTTATTTCTTAATCGCAGAGGCAGCATTAAAAGGCTGGGCAACACCAATGTCAGACGAGGCAGCATATAATAAGGGTATTCAGGATAGCTTTACTTATAATGAGGTTTCAGGATTCTATGGACAATATATAGCTTCTACAGAGTACAACAGAGATGGTACTTCAGTTAGCTATAGCCATACTACGGAACCAGGAGCTACTCATACGATGAAGTATATGGATCCGAATACCAATACATTGGTATCGGTGAATGTTAATTATCCGGTAAATACGATTTATAAAAACGGAGCATTTAAGAATGATAAACTAACCAAAATTATCACTCAGAAGTATCTGGCTAATATGCCTTGGTTACCGCTTGAATCATGGAATGATCAGAGAAGATTGGGATTACCTTTCTTTGAAAATCCTGCGATTGAGAACCCATTACCAAACTTACCAGCTTTAAATTCAGGAAACTATATGACTAATCAGGTTAATTTCTTCCCTCAGCGATTGAAATACCCGAGTGCATTTAGAAATTCTGACCCTAAAGGATATACACATGCAACATCTCTTTTAGGTGGTACTGATAATGTATTCACCCCTATGTGGTGGGCTAAAAAACAGTAA
- a CDS encoding SusD/RagB family nutrient-binding outer membrane lipoprotein: MKKILILAISLYLFNSCTSDYAEINTNPLDKVTATPEELLPLAIKKGYDASYEYYYDFYRRIMPWTQTLVPVTGNVSEFMDDGSNMNQRRDVFYGDHGGLLTDILHQIELMPAAQQAKYVNIKSIATILKVYYAWYVTDVNGSMAYTEAFQARYGGTLTPKYETQEQLYDIFDKQLNDVYTAIEGADQSIQVKPGNKDLFFDGNITKWKKVANSLRLKIASRLMKRNPAKLTTIASQVLSREQINSTDEDFSLRSKRFTEHGNFNPEGMSAPKPMVDFMNANSDPRRPIFFQQNDYSQENINKLVAAGKMKAATESQRYVGGPTSPDMVSVNKSRYYTSARRLLDGVNYDTISKLQYRIWQPEYKIGTGNAIFPILTYADFSLLKAELVQRGIITGNAQSLYEQGIKASIQTYNNIAKEAAVDKYVPTTDSEITAYINASQIKFDASKALEQIIIQEYLNYFKQPNEVWALIKRTGLPNTSTALKLETLSRDGGIPLTMPRRIVLPTPSRDNLNFQNQQSALDQMKQDPDFGASESDIQGRIWWDKK, encoded by the coding sequence ATGAAAAAAATATTAATATTAGCGATATCACTTTATTTATTCAATTCTTGTACAAGTGATTATGCTGAAATAAATACAAATCCATTGGACAAAGTAACCGCTACTCCTGAGGAGCTCTTACCATTGGCCATTAAAAAAGGATACGATGCCAGTTATGAATATTATTATGACTTTTATCGCAGAATTATGCCATGGACTCAAACTTTGGTTCCTGTCACTGGTAATGTTTCTGAGTTTATGGATGATGGCTCAAACATGAATCAAAGAAGGGATGTATTTTATGGGGATCATGGAGGATTATTAACAGATATTCTTCACCAAATAGAATTAATGCCAGCAGCCCAACAAGCTAAATATGTTAACATTAAAAGTATTGCTACCATTCTAAAAGTTTATTATGCTTGGTATGTGACAGATGTAAATGGAAGTATGGCATATACAGAAGCATTTCAGGCCCGTTATGGAGGTACCTTAACTCCCAAATATGAAACCCAGGAACAATTATATGATATTTTCGATAAGCAACTAAACGATGTCTACACTGCCATAGAAGGAGCTGATCAATCCATACAAGTAAAACCTGGAAATAAAGATCTGTTTTTTGATGGTAATATAACAAAGTGGAAAAAGGTTGCCAATTCATTAAGGTTAAAAATTGCCTCAAGGTTAATGAAAAGAAATCCTGCAAAACTTACAACTATTGCTTCTCAGGTATTATCGCGAGAACAGATTAATAGTACAGATGAGGATTTTTCTCTGCGTTCTAAAAGATTTACGGAACATGGTAATTTTAATCCCGAAGGCATGTCAGCTCCAAAGCCTATGGTCGACTTCATGAATGCTAATAGTGACCCAAGAAGACCAATATTCTTTCAACAAAATGATTATTCTCAAGAAAATATTAATAAACTTGTTGCTGCCGGTAAAATGAAGGCTGCTACTGAGTCGCAAAGATATGTAGGAGGACCTACCAGCCCAGATATGGTTAGTGTTAATAAGAGTCGTTATTACACTTCCGCAAGAAGATTATTAGACGGTGTAAATTATGATACAATATCAAAGCTACAATACAGAATTTGGCAGCCAGAATACAAAATAGGTACAGGAAATGCTATATTTCCTATTCTAACCTATGCAGATTTTTCTTTATTGAAAGCTGAATTAGTGCAAAGAGGTATTATTACTGGTAATGCTCAGTCATTGTATGAACAAGGAATTAAAGCATCCATTCAGACATATAATAACATTGCTAAAGAGGCCGCAGTGGATAAATATGTTCCAACTACCGATTCAGAAATTACAGCTTATATCAATGCTTCCCAAATAAAATTTGATGCATCAAAAGCTCTTGAACAGATTATTATTCAGGAATATTTAAATTACTTCAAGCAACCTAATGAGGTTTGGGCGCTTATTAAAAGAACAGGATTACCAAATACTTCTACAGCACTTAAACTAGAAACCCTTTCTCGTGATGGTGGTATCCCATTAACTATGCCTAGAAGAATTGTGCTTCCTACTCCATCAAGAGATAACCTAAACTTCCAAAATCAACAATCAGCTCTTGATCAAATGAAACAGGATCCTGATTTTGGAGCTAGTGAAAGTGATATTCAAGGACGCATCTGGTGGGATAAGAAATAA
- a CDS encoding SusC/RagA family TonB-linked outer membrane protein, whose amino-acid sequence MKQLNVKIPFSIGVFCFLLGTTGHVEAQKAKKDSSKTKEIQEVVVTALGIKREQRKLGYAITKVDSKDITQAGVVNPMEALQGKLPGVEIIAGAGGPQSSARIQIRGNTSLGKNNQPLVVVDGVIIDNSVTGADEWGSGYDFGNEMKNLNSDVFESVSVLRGAAASALYGSRAANGVIVITTKKGKGRNGIGVKINSSLTTQHVYAGPKFQNEYGAGVGSAFQTDSNGQRFIDPNTFFYSYGPKYDGQPVRDVDGRTVIWNPQPDNYKNIYQVGFDRKNSVELSGGNDKSTFLLSYTNQEADGILPRNKFTRNAYYLRATHEFSKYLQVDASLNYNRSFGQNPVPQGGNESPLFSYIYGVPRSFDAAYWRDNYLDPVNGGIKRDGADPYDMASKYFNLFQNTRTQKENNYIGRLELKSQLTDWLNLTVSGNFNNYNFVNESKILGDNPGFAGGGYSILEGTKEQYNVKFLFNGNFKLTENLTLNASLGGEDFRSRYKSTRQWTNGGLNTPRLFLIQNSVDPAGNEVSYTDGEQSPKRIQSIYAFANFAWKNQLFVDITGRNDWSSTLAYPDGHGKISYFYPSFVGNWSFSNSFKLPEWISFGSLRGSLSWVGRDTSPYNTSSGFYYRPDPSAYNSPNGPRIPLVGFNSNALANANLKNELTRSIELGLNMAFLNNRLDFDVSFYKTNTTNQLLTLSLPQESGVSSQQINAGNLQNQGIEVIVNAVPIKSNNFRWDTTLTFSKNKDKLIDLYPGVNEYVLDWGMGRDVKSVAIPGQQYGQIQTNYAYARYQALDAKGNKIDDPRNGMKVLKPSGYYLRSNSYQNQGYVTVGNLTPDFLTSFRNSFRYKNLSLSVLIDARVGGDILSATYNYGVQFGNLPSTLQYRDEARGGIKYTDANGITQYGMIPDGVYGQDTKINDKTGTTRDVSGMTYKEVYEKGWVDPVRTDLYYRNLASWGNGIRENAIFENTWVALREVRLTYSFKPDMIRPLGLNTLNASIIGRNLAYIYNKLPDGINPEGRYSNKAGNFAEYGGSPMSRYIGFNLDFSF is encoded by the coding sequence ATGAAACAATTAAATGTGAAAATTCCTTTTTCAATAGGTGTTTTTTGTTTTTTGCTGGGAACTACTGGCCATGTAGAAGCTCAGAAAGCAAAGAAAGACTCATCTAAAACGAAGGAGATTCAGGAAGTTGTTGTAACAGCTCTCGGGATCAAAAGAGAACAAAGAAAATTAGGTTATGCTATCACGAAAGTGGATAGTAAAGACATTACACAAGCTGGTGTAGTTAACCCAATGGAAGCACTTCAGGGTAAGTTACCTGGTGTAGAGATTATTGCCGGCGCAGGAGGGCCACAGTCTAGTGCCAGAATTCAAATACGTGGAAATACTTCATTAGGAAAGAATAATCAGCCATTAGTAGTAGTTGATGGTGTTATTATCGACAATAGCGTTACAGGAGCTGATGAATGGGGATCTGGTTATGATTTTGGAAACGAAATGAAAAATCTGAACTCCGATGTTTTTGAATCGGTTTCTGTATTGAGAGGTGCAGCAGCTTCTGCTCTTTATGGATCTCGTGCTGCTAACGGAGTAATTGTTATTACTACTAAAAAAGGAAAAGGTAGAAATGGTATTGGTGTTAAGATTAATTCTTCCTTAACAACTCAGCATGTTTATGCCGGACCAAAATTTCAAAATGAATACGGAGCAGGTGTAGGCTCTGCATTCCAAACCGATAGCAATGGGCAACGTTTTATTGATCCAAATACTTTTTTTTACAGTTATGGACCTAAATATGATGGCCAACCTGTAAGAGATGTTGATGGGCGAACAGTTATATGGAATCCTCAACCAGATAATTATAAAAACATCTATCAGGTAGGATTTGATCGAAAAAACTCAGTAGAACTTTCAGGTGGAAATGATAAATCAACATTCCTTCTAAGTTATACTAATCAAGAGGCGGATGGTATTCTACCACGTAACAAATTCACCAGAAATGCTTATTATCTACGTGCTACTCATGAATTTAGCAAATATTTACAAGTAGATGCCAGTTTGAACTACAACAGATCTTTTGGTCAGAACCCTGTTCCACAAGGCGGTAATGAAAGTCCATTATTTAGTTATATATATGGAGTTCCTCGTAGTTTTGATGCTGCTTATTGGAGAGATAATTATTTGGATCCGGTAAATGGAGGAATAAAAAGGGATGGAGCTGACCCTTACGATATGGCAAGCAAATATTTCAATCTCTTTCAAAATACAAGAACTCAAAAAGAAAACAACTACATTGGTCGGTTAGAATTAAAATCACAATTAACAGATTGGCTAAACTTAACTGTTAGTGGTAACTTCAATAATTACAACTTCGTTAATGAGTCCAAAATATTGGGAGACAATCCAGGATTTGCTGGTGGAGGGTATAGCATTTTAGAAGGTACAAAAGAACAATATAATGTTAAGTTTTTATTCAATGGTAACTTTAAGCTTACCGAAAATCTGACATTAAATGCTTCATTAGGGGGTGAAGATTTTAGATCCAGATACAAATCCACAAGACAATGGACAAATGGAGGTCTAAATACTCCTAGATTGTTCTTAATTCAAAATTCTGTAGATCCTGCTGGTAATGAAGTTTCTTATACTGATGGTGAGCAGTCTCCGAAAAGAATTCAATCTATTTATGCATTTGCTAACTTTGCCTGGAAAAATCAACTTTTTGTAGATATCACAGGGCGTAATGACTGGTCATCGACACTAGCTTATCCTGATGGGCATGGGAAAATCAGCTATTTCTATCCATCATTTGTAGGAAACTGGAGCTTCTCCAATTCATTTAAGTTACCTGAATGGATTAGTTTTGGTAGTTTAAGAGGTAGTTTATCCTGGGTAGGTAGAGATACATCACCGTATAATACCAGTTCAGGCTTCTATTATAGACCAGACCCATCAGCATATAACTCTCCAAACGGCCCCCGTATTCCATTAGTGGGATTCAATAGTAATGCGCTTGCTAATGCTAATCTAAAAAATGAATTAACGAGATCAATCGAACTTGGATTGAATATGGCATTTTTAAATAACAGATTAGACTTTGATGTATCCTTTTATAAAACCAATACTACAAATCAATTACTAACCTTATCCTTACCTCAGGAATCAGGTGTAAGCTCACAGCAAATTAATGCCGGAAATTTACAAAACCAAGGTATTGAAGTTATCGTAAATGCTGTTCCTATTAAATCTAATAACTTTAGATGGGATACAACTCTTACATTCTCTAAAAATAAAGATAAACTTATTGATTTATATCCTGGGGTAAATGAATATGTATTAGATTGGGGAATGGGTAGAGATGTAAAAAGTGTAGCTATCCCGGGGCAACAATATGGGCAAATACAAACAAATTACGCTTATGCCAGATACCAAGCTTTAGATGCGAAAGGTAATAAAATCGATGATCCAAGAAATGGGATGAAAGTTTTAAAACCTTCGGGGTACTATCTACGCTCAAATTCTTATCAAAACCAAGGCTATGTCACTGTAGGTAATCTAACTCCGGATTTCTTAACAAGTTTTAGAAATAGTTTCAGATACAAAAATTTATCTTTAAGTGTATTGATTGATGCCAGAGTTGGAGGGGACATCCTTTCTGCAACTTATAATTATGGTGTTCAGTTTGGTAATTTACCATCTACCTTACAATACAGAGATGAGGCCAGAGGTGGAATAAAGTATACAGATGCTAATGGTATTACTCAGTATGGAATGATTCCGGACGGAGTGTATGGCCAAGATACCAAAATTAACGATAAGACGGGAACTACAAGAGATGTGAGTGGAATGACTTATAAAGAAGTATATGAAAAAGGATGGGTAGATCCTGTTCGAACAGATTTATACTATAGAAACTTAGCATCTTGGGGGAACGGAATTCGTGAGAATGCTATTTTCGAGAATACTTGGGTAGCACTACGTGAAGTAAGACTAACCTATTCATTCAAACCTGATATGATCAGACCTCTTGGATTGAATACATTAAATGCTTCAATTATAGGAAGAAACCTGGCTTACATCTATAATAAACTTCCGGATGGTATTAACCCTGAAGGAAGATATTCTAACAAAGCAGGAAACTTTGCAGAATATGGAGGTTCTCCAATGTCAAGATACATAGGATTTAATTTAGATTTTTCTTTCTAA